Proteins encoded by one window of Arabidopsis thaliana chromosome 2, partial sequence:
- the MYB101 gene encoding myb domain protein 101 (myb domain protein 101 (MYB101); CONTAINS InterPro DOMAIN/s: SANT, DNA-binding (InterPro:IPR001005), Homeodomain-like (InterPro:IPR009057), Myb, DNA-binding (InterPro:IPR014778), HTH transcriptional regulator, Myb-type, DNA-binding (InterPro:IPR017930), Homeodomain-related (InterPro:IPR012287), Myb transcription factor (InterPro:IPR015495); BEST Arabidopsis thaliana protein match is: myb domain protein 33 (TAIR:AT5G06100.3); Has 9097 Blast hits to 8389 proteins in 483 species: Archae - 0; Bacteria - 10; Metazoa - 807; Fungi - 477; Plants - 5908; Viruses - 7; Other Eukaryotes - 1888 (source: NCBI BLink).), whose product MDGGGETTATATMEGRGLKKGPWTTTEDAILTEYVRKHGEGNWNAVQKNSGLLRCGKSCRLRWANHLRPNLKKGSFTPDEEKIIIDLHAKLGNKWARMASQLPGRTDNEIKNYWNTRMKRRQRAGLPLYPHEIQHQGIDIDDEFEFDLTSFQFQNQDLDHNHQNMIQYTNSSNTSSSSSSFSSSSSQPSKRLRPDPLVSTNPGLNPIPDSSMDFQMFSLYNNSLENDNNQFGFSVPLSSSSSSNEVCNPNHILEYISENSDTRNTNKKDIDAMSYSSLLMGDLEIRSSSFPLGLDNSVLELPSNQRPTHSFSSSPIIDNGVHLEPPSGNSGLLDALLEESQALSRGGLFKDVRVSSSDLCEVQDKRVKMDFENLLIDHLNSSNHSSLGANPNIHNKYNEPTMVKVTVDDDDELLTSLLNNFPSTTTPLPDWYRVTEMQNEASYLAPPSGILMGNHQGNGRVEPPTVPPSSSVDPMASLGSCYWSNMPSIC is encoded by the exons ATGGATGGTGGTGGAGAGACGACGGCGACGGCTACGATGGAGGGGAGAGGGTTGAAGAAAGGGCCGTGGACAACGACGGAGGATGCGATCTTGACGGAGTACGTGAGAAAACACGGTGAAGGTAATTGGAACGCCGTGCAAAAGAACTCAGGTTTGCTCCGGTGTGGCAAAAGTTGCCGTCTACGGTGGGCGAATCATCTCCGGCCAAATCTAAAGAAAGGATCTTTTACTCCTGATGAAGAAAAGATCATCATCGACCTTCACGCTAAGCTTGGAAACAAATGGGCTCGTATGGCTTCTCAg TTACCTGGAAGAACAGACAATGAGATCAAGAACTATTGGAACACGAGGAtgaagagaagacaaagagcTGGTTTGCCTTTATACCCTCATGAGATTCAACATCAAGGGATTGATattgatgatgagtttgagtttgatttaacTTCCTTTCAGTTCCAAAACCAAGATCTTGATCATAACCACCAAAATATGATTCAGTACACTAATTCTTCTAATACTTCATCATCCTCGtcttcattctcttcttcatcttctcaaccATCAAAAAGGCTGCGTCCTGATCCTTTAGTCTCTACTAATCCCGGCCTAAACCCGATCCCCGATTCTTCGATGGATTTTCAAATGTTCTCTCTTTACAACAATAGCCTTGAGAATGACAATAACCAGTTTGGTTTCTCTGTTCCTTTGTCCTCATCATCCTCGTCTAACGAGGTGTGTAATCCCAACCACATCCTTGAGTACATCTCCGAGAATTCGGACACAAGAAATACCAATAAGAAAGACATTGATGCTATGAGTTATAGTTCATTGCTTATGGGAGATCTTGAGATAAGATCGAGTTCTTTCCCTTTAGGACTAGACAATAGCGTCCTAGAGCTTCCTTCAAACCAAAGACCGACCCATTCGTTCAGTTCTAGTCCTATTATTGACAATGGTGTCCATCTTGAGCCACCTTCTGGCAATAGTGGACTACTTGATGCCCTCTTGGAGGAGTCTCAAGCCTTGTCTCGAGGCGGACTCTTCAAGGACGTTAGGGTTTCCTCCAGTGACCTATGTGAGGTTCAAGATAAAAGGGTGAAGATGGACTTTGAGAATCTTTTAATAGATCATCTAAACTCTTCTAATCATTCATCATTGG GAGCAAACCCTAATATTCACAACAAGTACAATGAGCCAACAATGGTAAAAGTAACggtggatgatgatgatgaattatTGACGAGCCTTCTCAACAACTTCCCTTCAACCACAACACCTTTGCCTGATTGGTATCGGGTGACAGAAATGCAAAACGAGGCCTCATATCTTGCCCCACCAAGTGGAATTCTTATGGGAAACCATCAAGGTAACGGCAGGGTGGAACCACCCACGGTGCCGCCTTCGTCCAGTGTAGATCCTATGGCCTCGTTGGGGTCATGCTATTGGAGCAACATGCCTAGCATCTGTTAG
- a CDS encoding Calcium-binding tetratricopeptide family protein (Calcium-binding tetratricopeptide family protein; FUNCTIONS IN: binding, zinc ion binding, calcium ion binding; LOCATED IN: plasma membrane; EXPRESSED IN: 23 plant structures; EXPRESSED DURING: 14 growth stages; CONTAINS InterPro DOMAIN/s: Tetratricopeptide TPR-1 (InterPro:IPR001440), Tetratricopeptide-like helical (InterPro:IPR011990), EF-HAND 2 (InterPro:IPR018249), Zinc finger, ZZ-type (InterPro:IPR000433), Tetratricopeptide repeat-containing (InterPro:IPR013026), Tetratricopeptide repeat (InterPro:IPR019734); BEST Arabidopsis thaliana protein match is: Calcium-binding tetratricopeptide family protein (TAIR:AT1G05150.1); Has 35687 Blast hits to 16899 proteins in 1653 species: Archae - 1571; Bacteria - 18642; Metazoa - 4222; Fungi - 630; Plants - 961; Viruses - 0; Other Eukaryotes - 9661 (source: NCBI BLink).): protein MTTRGSRSEKVKRIFQQFDGNLDGGLSREEMSALVVAVNPRVKFSDEQISAILDEVFRTYAEFIDGDKGLTFDGLLRTYDDGAGDVDRDFDALGIEFNEETKGASEASSSSITDERAVEAQKQQRTAAWAVSPNHGIVFDETWKLVDDLEILVKRLKSKQEKDGKLKVDNNNVDAFSEAGWSRELGPSSDISDKRIYWEESSHDYGVFVKELGVLRSKADGARSREEAFDGHMAIGKVLYEHQLFKEALVSFKRACELQPTDVRPHFKAGNCLYVLGKYKESKDEFLLALEAAESGGNQWAYLLPQIYVNLGISLEGEGMVLSACEYYREAAILCPTHYRALKLLGSALFGVGEYRAAVKALEEAIYLKPDYADAHCDLASSLHAMGEDERAIEVFQRAIDLKPGHVDALYNLGGLYMDLGRFQRASEMYTRVLAVWPNHWRAQLNKAVSLLGAGETEEAKRALKEALKMTNRVELHDAVSHLKQLQKKKKVKKGNSANEEGPFIVVESSKFKTVGEKTTLRPDLAIALQVRAFQRVTRLWKCDVEALRREMRDNNVPVSYSGNGIPTKSIRRPNLEEILRRLLNVLKPETFQGAIKAINEKILSVLDDSGSGRVDLGMFYAVIAPLCGGHPDKRKRVAFDALLWKPVNEGSSQITKMEAVKYIKLLRAIYIPSQGMSEMLEVHGESDDTSTVTFNQFLEMYDDSEWGFGIMSTVFKLETRDRNRHGNQVCSVCRYPIIGSRFKEVKTGFSLCNQCYSEGKIPPTFKQQEEYKFREYASEVEAMKAKCVCFSMQSHKKTIAT from the coding sequence ATGACGACGAGAGGAAGCAGATCGGAGAAAGTCAAGAGAATTTTCCAGCAATTCGACGGGAATCTCGACGGAGGATTAAGCCGTGAAGAGATGTCAGCTCTCGTCGTAGCTGTGAACCCTAGGGTTAAATTCAGCGACGAACAGATAAGCGCAATTCTCGATGAAGTGTTTCGAACCTACGCTGAATTCATCGACGGAGATAAAGGTTTGACCTTTGACGGTCTTCTCCGAACTTACGACGACGGTGCTGGAGATGTTGATCGTGATTTCGACGCTTTAGGGATTGAGTTTAACGAAGAGACAAAGGGTGCCTCTGAAGCTTCGTCATCTTCGATTACTGATGAGAGAGCTGTTGAAGCGCAGAAGCAGCAGAGAACGGCAGCTTGGGCGGTTTCGCCGAACCATGGTATTGTTTTCGATGAGACGTGGAAGCTTGTTGATGATTTGGAGATTTTGGTTAAGAGATTGAAGTCTAAGCAGGAGAAAGATGGGAAATTGAAAGtggataataataatgttgatGCGTTTTCTGAAGCTGGATGGTCTAGAGAGTTAGGACCGTCTTCGGATATTTCGGATAAGAGAATCTATTGGGAAGAATCGAGTCATGATTATGGAGTGTTTGTGAAGGAATTAGGTGTGTTGAGAAGTAAAGCAGATGGTGCTAgatcaagagaagaagcttttgatGGACATATGGCGATTGGTAAGGTTTTGTATGAGCACCAGTTGTTTAAAGAAGCTCTTGTTAGTTTTAAGAGAGCTTGTGAGTTGCAACCGACTGATGTGAGACCTCATTTCAAAGCTGGGAATTGTCTTTATGTATTGGGGAAGTATAAAGAGTCGAAAGACGAGTTCTTGTTGGCGTTGGAAGCTGCGGAGTCTGGTGGGAATCAATGGGCTTACTTGCTTCCTCAGATTTATGTCAATCTTGGTATCTCTCTTGAAGGTGAAGGTATGGTTTTGAGTGCTTGTGAGTATTATAGAGAGGCTGCGATTCTTTGTCCAACGCATTACAGAGCCTTGAAGCTTCTAGGTAGTGCTCTGTTTGGTGTAGGAGAGTATAGAGCTGCTGTGAAGGCTTTAGAGGAAGCTATATATTTGAAACCGGATTATGCTGATGCGCATTGTGATTTGGCTTCGTCGCTTCATGCAATGGGGGAGGATGAGAGGGCTATTGAGGTTTTCCAGAGAGCTATAGATTTGAAACCTGGTCATGTTGATGCTCTTTATAACCTCGGTGGGCTTTACATGGATTTGGGTAGGTTTCAAAGAGCTTCAGAGATGTACACTAGAGTTTTAGCGGTGTGGCCTAACCATTGGCGTGCACAACTCAACAAGGCTGTGTCCTTGTTGGGTGCTGGAGAGACCGAAGAAGCTAAAAGGGCTTTAAAGGAGGCCCTGAAAATGACTAACCGAGTTGAGTTGCACGATGCGGTATCTCATCTGAAAcagttgcagaagaagaaaaaggtcaAAAAAGGAAATAGTGCTAACGAAGAAGGTCCGTTTATTGTTGTGGAATCTTCCAAATTCAAGACGGTAGGCGAGAAGACTACTTTAAGGCCAGATTTAGCCATAGCTCTTCAAGTTAGAGCCTTCCAGAGAGTCACAAGGCTGTGGAAATGCGATGTTGAAGCATtaagaagagagatgagagacAACAATGTTCCTGTATCCTATTCCGGCAATGGAATTCCCACAAAATCTATAAGGAGACCAAACTTAGAAGAGATTCTCCGGCGTCTGCTTAATGTCCTGAAACCTGAAACTTTCCAAGGAGCTATTAAGGCCATAAACGAGAAAATCCTCTCGGTTCTTGATGATTCAGGGTCGGGAAGAGTCGATTTGGGAATGTTTTACGCAGTGATTGCTCCTTTATGCGGTGGCCATCCagacaaaaggaaaagagtTGCATTTGATGCGCTACTTTGGAAACCGGTAAACGAAGGAAGCTCTCAGATTACAAAAATGGAAGCCGTCAAATACATCAAACTCTTGAGAGCTATCTACATACCATCACAAGGAATGAGTGAAATGTTAGAAGTTCATGGAGAAAGCGATGATACTTCGACGGTAACATTCAACCAGTTTCTAGAGATGTACGATGATTCAGAGTGGGGATTTGGTATCATGTCGACTGTTTTTAAACTCGAAACAAGAGATAGGAATCGACACGGGAACCAGGTTTGTTCAGTTTGCCGATATCCGATTATCGGGTCTCGGTTTAAGGAAGTGAAAACAGGGTTTAGCCTCTGTAACCAATGTTACAGCGAAGGGAAGATTCCTCCAACGTTTAAACAGCAGGAGGAATATAAATTCAGAGAGTATGCGAGTGAAGTGGAAGCCATGAAAGCTAagtgtgtttgtttttcaatgCAATctcataaaaaaacaatagccACTTGA
- the MYB101 gene encoding myb domain protein 101 (myb domain protein 101 (MYB101); CONTAINS InterPro DOMAIN/s: SANT, DNA-binding (InterPro:IPR001005), Homeodomain-like (InterPro:IPR009057), Myb, DNA-binding (InterPro:IPR014778), HTH transcriptional regulator, Myb-type, DNA-binding (InterPro:IPR017930), Homeodomain-related (InterPro:IPR012287), Myb transcription factor (InterPro:IPR015495); BEST Arabidopsis thaliana protein match is: myb domain protein 33 (TAIR:AT5G06100.3); Has 8826 Blast hits to 8366 proteins in 480 species: Archae - 0; Bacteria - 10; Metazoa - 663; Fungi - 452; Plants - 5861; Viruses - 5; Other Eukaryotes - 1835 (source: NCBI BLink).): protein MVGRGLKKGPWTTTEDAILTEYVRKHGEGNWNAVQKNSGLLRCGKSCRLRWANHLRPNLKKGSFTPDEEKIIIDLHAKLGNKWARMASQLPGRTDNEIKNYWNTRMKRRQRAGLPLYPHEIQHQGIDIDDEFEFDLTSFQFQNQDLDHNHQNMIQYTNSSNTSSSSSSFSSSSSQPSKRLRPDPLVSTNPGLNPIPDSSMDFQMFSLYNNSLENDNNQFGFSVPLSSSSSSNEVCNPNHILEYISENSDTRNTNKKDIDAMSYSSLLMGDLEIRSSSFPLGLDNSVLELPSNQRPTHSFSSSPIIDNGVHLEPPSGNSGLLDALLEESQALSRGGLFKDVRVSSSDLCEVQDKRVKMDFENLLIDHLNSSNHSSLGANPNIHNKYNEPTMVKVTVDDDDELLTSLLNNFPSTTTPLPDWYRVTEMQNEASYLAPPSGILMGNHQGNGRVEPPTVPPSSSVDPMASLGSCYWSNMPSIC, encoded by the exons ATGGTG GGGAGAGGGTTGAAGAAAGGGCCGTGGACAACGACGGAGGATGCGATCTTGACGGAGTACGTGAGAAAACACGGTGAAGGTAATTGGAACGCCGTGCAAAAGAACTCAGGTTTGCTCCGGTGTGGCAAAAGTTGCCGTCTACGGTGGGCGAATCATCTCCGGCCAAATCTAAAGAAAGGATCTTTTACTCCTGATGAAGAAAAGATCATCATCGACCTTCACGCTAAGCTTGGAAACAAATGGGCTCGTATGGCTTCTCAg TTACCTGGAAGAACAGACAATGAGATCAAGAACTATTGGAACACGAGGAtgaagagaagacaaagagcTGGTTTGCCTTTATACCCTCATGAGATTCAACATCAAGGGATTGATattgatgatgagtttgagtttgatttaacTTCCTTTCAGTTCCAAAACCAAGATCTTGATCATAACCACCAAAATATGATTCAGTACACTAATTCTTCTAATACTTCATCATCCTCGtcttcattctcttcttcatcttctcaaccATCAAAAAGGCTGCGTCCTGATCCTTTAGTCTCTACTAATCCCGGCCTAAACCCGATCCCCGATTCTTCGATGGATTTTCAAATGTTCTCTCTTTACAACAATAGCCTTGAGAATGACAATAACCAGTTTGGTTTCTCTGTTCCTTTGTCCTCATCATCCTCGTCTAACGAGGTGTGTAATCCCAACCACATCCTTGAGTACATCTCCGAGAATTCGGACACAAGAAATACCAATAAGAAAGACATTGATGCTATGAGTTATAGTTCATTGCTTATGGGAGATCTTGAGATAAGATCGAGTTCTTTCCCTTTAGGACTAGACAATAGCGTCCTAGAGCTTCCTTCAAACCAAAGACCGACCCATTCGTTCAGTTCTAGTCCTATTATTGACAATGGTGTCCATCTTGAGCCACCTTCTGGCAATAGTGGACTACTTGATGCCCTCTTGGAGGAGTCTCAAGCCTTGTCTCGAGGCGGACTCTTCAAGGACGTTAGGGTTTCCTCCAGTGACCTATGTGAGGTTCAAGATAAAAGGGTGAAGATGGACTTTGAGAATCTTTTAATAGATCATCTAAACTCTTCTAATCATTCATCATTGG GAGCAAACCCTAATATTCACAACAAGTACAATGAGCCAACAATGGTAAAAGTAACggtggatgatgatgatgaattatTGACGAGCCTTCTCAACAACTTCCCTTCAACCACAACACCTTTGCCTGATTGGTATCGGGTGACAGAAATGCAAAACGAGGCCTCATATCTTGCCCCACCAAGTGGAATTCTTATGGGAAACCATCAAGGTAACGGCAGGGTGGAACCACCCACGGTGCCGCCTTCGTCCAGTGTAGATCCTATGGCCTCGTTGGGGTCATGCTATTGGAGCAACATGCCTAGCATCTGTTAG